From one Microbulbifer sp. A4B17 genomic stretch:
- a CDS encoding ScpA family protein — MAGDAESQGQDSDADSPLALVQGEIFNDLPQDLFIPPDALEVVLEAFEGPLDLLLYLIRRQNLDILEINVADITHQYMAYVEMMTAIRFELAAEYLVMAAMLAEIKSRMLLPRPPEAEEEEGEDPRAALIRRLQEYERFKTAAEDLDEIPRVGRDVHQANAEAPDRSITRPDPEIDLKEVLVALADVLRRADMFESHQVEREKLSTRERMTQVLDKIRHGQFVPFVSLFTVEEGRLGVVVTFLAVMELVKESLVELVQNEAFGPIHVRARAATHSGESEEGADSELEDQSIEQIEDPEEAVEAPEKASEMYSS; from the coding sequence CTGGCTGGTGATGCGGAATCGCAGGGCCAGGACTCGGATGCGGATTCCCCCCTGGCCCTGGTGCAGGGTGAAATCTTCAACGACCTCCCGCAGGATCTCTTTATTCCACCAGATGCCCTGGAAGTTGTTCTGGAAGCTTTCGAAGGGCCTCTGGATCTCCTGCTATACCTGATTCGCCGCCAAAACCTGGATATTCTCGAAATTAACGTCGCCGATATTACCCATCAATATATGGCGTATGTGGAGATGATGACGGCAATTCGCTTTGAATTGGCCGCCGAATATCTGGTCATGGCCGCTATGTTGGCGGAAATAAAGTCGCGCATGTTATTGCCGCGACCGCCGGAAGCGGAGGAGGAAGAGGGCGAGGACCCCCGCGCGGCTCTGATTCGCCGTTTGCAGGAGTATGAGCGTTTCAAAACTGCGGCTGAGGATCTCGATGAAATCCCCCGCGTTGGCCGGGATGTTCACCAGGCCAACGCAGAGGCTCCCGATCGCAGTATTACGCGTCCCGATCCTGAAATAGACCTGAAAGAGGTTCTGGTCGCCCTGGCAGATGTGCTGAGGCGCGCGGATATGTTTGAAAGCCACCAGGTTGAGCGGGAGAAATTGTCTACTCGCGAGCGTATGACCCAGGTGCTGGATAAAATCCGCCACGGCCAGTTTGTGCCCTTTGTCAGTCTGTTTACCGTTGAGGAGGGGCGCCTCGGTGTCGTGGTGACCTTCCTGGCAGTGATGGAGCTGGTGAAAGAGTCCCTGGTGGAGCTGGTGCAAAATGAAGCATTTGGCCCTATCCATGTACGCGCTCGCGCTGCTACTCACAGCGGTGAAAGCGAAGAGGGTGCTGACAGCGAGCTGGAGGATCAATCAATTGAACAGATTGAAGATCCAGAAGAAGCAGTAGAGGCTCCTGAGAAAGCATCGGAAATGTATTCGAGTTAG
- a CDS encoding L-threonylcarbamoyladenylate synthase has protein sequence MAQFFQIHPDNPQGRLITQAAEIVAQGGVIVFPTDSAYAIGCRLGEKLAVERIRAVRQLDKQHNFTLMCRDLSELATYAKVDNQMFRLLKNHTPGSYTFIMPATAEVPRRLIHPKRKTIGIRVPDNPIALALIEELGEPLMSCSLILPGEEQPLTEPYDIRETLEHQVELVIDGGFCGLEPTTVVDLTGDEPQLVRQGCGATDEILG, from the coding sequence GTGGCGCAGTTTTTTCAGATTCATCCGGATAATCCTCAAGGCCGCCTGATCACTCAGGCAGCAGAGATCGTCGCCCAGGGGGGCGTTATTGTTTTTCCCACAGACTCCGCTTACGCCATAGGCTGTCGACTGGGAGAGAAACTGGCTGTTGAGCGTATCAGAGCGGTGCGCCAGCTGGATAAACAGCACAATTTCACACTGATGTGCCGTGATCTATCGGAGTTGGCGACCTACGCCAAGGTCGACAACCAGATGTTCAGGTTGTTAAAGAATCATACGCCGGGCTCCTATACCTTTATTATGCCGGCGACTGCCGAGGTGCCGCGTAGGCTGATCCACCCGAAGCGCAAGACCATCGGTATTCGTGTGCCGGATAACCCTATTGCCCTGGCCCTGATTGAAGAGTTAGGTGAACCACTGATGAGTTGCAGCCTGATTTTGCCCGGCGAAGAGCAGCCCCTGACCGAGCCTTACGATATTCGCGAGACTCTGGAGCATCAGGTGGAATTGGTTATTGACGGCGGTTTCTGTGGGTTGGAGCCCACAACTGTAGTGGACCTGACCGGCGATGAGCCTCAACTGGTTCGCCAGGGATGTGGGGCAACTGACGAAATACTCGGCTGA